agtgAACTGGACTACTAGTTGGCTCCTGTCTGGAACTATATATATTCGACACGTACAAAACATGTTACATGGTGTCAGAAGCGTGCTGAATCCCGCCTCAGACGGTCGCTTGGAAGAAATTGCCCGTCAAGTTGCggtaaataattaattagcGCGTAAATCGCGGTAGGTTCAAAAACTAGGCTAACGCTAGCCAGCAGTTAGAAACTGTGCAGCAAGCTAGTTAGACAGACAAAGAGGGAGCCTGTCGGCACGGGACGTTAAGAGACAACGCAGAGAAGCCAGACAACGATACAAGGAAAGAAACAATGGATTCCCTTTTCTCCATAAGCCCACCAGAAAACTTTGACTTTTCGGACTTTGCTAACTGGCCCAATTGGATTCGTCGGTTTGAAAGGTTCCGAGTTGCAGCTGGACTGGACAAGAAAGATGAAGATTATCAGGTGAATTCATTAGTACATGCAATGGGCGATAAAGCAGATGATGTTCTGTCCACGCTAGGCTTAAGTGCTGAAGatgcaaagaaatacaaagaggttaaagaagcctttaataaatacttcatAAGCAAATACAATGTAATATATGAGAGGGCTCGTTTCAATAAGAGAAGCCAAGAGCCAGGGGAAACTGCTGAAGCCTTCATCTCTGCAGTTTATAAGTTATCTGAGCACTGTCAATATGGCCCGCTGCAAGATGAAATGATCAGAGACAGACTAGTGGTAGGAATAAGGCATCACACCCTGTCTGAAAAGCTGCAAATGGACAGTGAATTAACACTGGAAAAGGCTGTTACTAAAATTAGGCAAcatgaagaaattaaaaaacagcaaccAACAGTGAGAGAAACAAAACCTACAGAACAAAGAGAGGCCAATGTGGACTTTCTGAAATtcaagaaaaagtcaaacagaGAGTACCAGACAGGGAAGACGTCCTACGGAAAGGGACAAAAGGATTTccagaaaggacagaaaaactgTGGACGATGTGGAAAAGGACCACCACACTCTCTAAATAACTGTGCTGCAAGGGATGCTGAATGCCGAAAGTGTCAGAAGAGAGGacattttgcagctgtttgTAAATCAGGGAGAGTAGGGGCAGTTTTCgaggcagaagaagaggatACTCTTTTCCTGGGAGCAGTGTCCAcaggaaagaaatctgaaacatggaaaaaaacactaagaGTGAATGGTCAAGACATTACCTTCAAGCTGGATACAGGGGCGGACGCAACAGTCATCCCAGGTAATGCCTACTCAGAAAAATGGCACGGCCCACTCACCAAAGCATCCATACCATTGTGTGGACCCAGCAATGAACCTCTAAAGGTGAGAGGTCAGTTTCATGGTGTCATGAAATAtaaagagagaacaacaacacaaccagTGTATGTAGTACAAAAGCTAGCTACTCCTCTACTGGGTCTGCCAGCAATCTCAGATCTAAAACTACTGCATTTAGTCGACAGTGTAATAGAGCTAGAGGCTGACATGAAGAAACAATATCCCAAAGTCTTCACAGGACTGGGCTGCCTTACAGGGGAGTACAGAATCAAGTTGAAGCAAGACGTCAAGCCCTTCGCATTATCACTGCCACGACGTGTACCTCTACCGCTGCATGACAAAGTCAAAGAGGAGCTCcaaagaatggaaaaaatggGTGTGATTGTGCCCATTGAAGAGCCTACAGACTGGTGTGCAGGCATGGTGGTGGCACCAAAGCCCAAAGGAAAAATCAGAATCTGCTCTGATATGACCCATCTGAATGAGTATGTTTGCAGAGAAAGACTCATCTTGCCGGCCGTTGACGAAACCCTGGCCAAGCTTGCAGGTGCAACGGTCTTTACTAAGCTAGATGCTACAGCCGGATTCTGGCAGGTACCCCTACATCAAAAATCAGTCCCGCTGACCACATTTATCACCCCGTTCGGGCGATACTGCTACAAGAGACTCCCATTCGGGATTTCATCCGCACCTGAGCATTTTCAAAAGAGGCTCACACAGATGCTGACAGGGTTAGAGGGGACTGTATGCCATGCTGATGACATTCTCGTGTTTGGAACAACACGTGAACAACATGACCACAGGCTGCACAGAGTGTTAGGGCGGCTCCAGGAAGAGGGCCTGACTCTCAATAACGACAAGTGTCAGTTTGCGGTCAACAAGGTCATGTTCCTGGGCCACATTGTCAGTGCAGGAGGCATTGAAGCAGATCCAGGAAAAATTAAGGCAATCACAGAGATGCCCACGCCAAAAGACGCTGCAGACGTGAAAAGGTTTGTTGGCATGGTCAACTACGTGGGGAAATTCTCTCCACGGATATCAGAGCTCACACAACCGCTAAGAGAACTGctcaaaacagacacagactggGTGTGGGGGAGTGCACAGCAGAGAGCGTTTGACGAGCTGCGTAAGGAACTGAGCTCACCAACAGTACTGGCACAGTACTGCCTACACAGAGAGACAATAGTTGCAGCAGACGCTTCGTCCTTTGGGCTGGGTGGAGTATTGTCTCAGAAGCAGCTGTCTGGAGAATGGAGGCCAGTTGCCTTCATATCACGCAGCATGACAATCACGGAGCGTAGATACGCCCAGATAGAGAAGGAAGCGCTTGCACTGACCTGGGCGTGTGAACGGTTTCAGTCTTACCTGATAGGGATGGACTTTTTGATACAAACTAACCACAAACCTCTCATTTCACTGCTAGGCAGTAGAGCACTAGATGACTTGCCACCTCGCATTCTGAGGTTCAGGCTGCGGCTGCTTCGCTTCACGTACAAAATTGAACATGTGCCGGGGAAGAAATTGATCACAGCGGATGCACTGTCCAGGGCACCGATTCAAGCCCCGCCTACACCAGAGGACGAGCAGCTggaagaggatgtgtgtgtctccatcaACCTAATAATGGAGCACTTCCCAGCGTCAGAGCAGAGGTTGGTGCAGATCAAGACAGCACAAGATTCAGATGATGTCTGCAAAAGGCTGAAAGGCATGGTGCAAACAGGTTGGCCTCAGAACAGAAAAGCTCTTCCACCACAACTGCAGCTGTACTGGCAGTATCAACAGGACCTGCTCGTTGTAGACGGACTACTGATGAAAGGCGAAAGACTCGTCATCCCAGTCACAATGCAAGAGGACATgattaacaaaatacatgaagGTCACCAAGGCATGACAAAGTGTGTTGCCAGAGCGCAGCAGTCAATGTGGTGGCCAGGTCTGACCAAACAGATCAAACAGAGAGTGGAAAACTGTGCAACCTGTGCACGAGAGGCTCACAACGCGCCAGAGCCACTGCTGACCACTACGTTGCCGGAGAGGCCATGGCAGCGTGTGGCAGTGGATCTTTTCCAGTGGGACAATGCCATGTACCTTGTGGTTATTGACTACTATTCGCGCTACATAGAAGTGGCTAACCTTACCTCCACCACCACAGCCCACGTGACAGGAAAGCTGAAGTCTATCTTTGCCCGTCATGGAGTCCCGGAGACTGTCATCTCGGACAATGGCCCCCAGTTCTCTGCAGCGGAGTTTGCAGCCTTCGCCAGGGACTATGACTTCACGCACACAACCAGCAGCCCCCGCTACCCTCAAAGTAACGGAGAGGCTGAGAGGGCAGTGAGGACGGTGAAATATCTCCTGAAAAAGGGGGAAGATCCACACAAGGCTCTCATGGCCTACAGGGCCACTCCTTTGACACACGGCTCATCCCCTGCACAGCTGCTAATGGGCCGCAACATCAGGACACCCCTGCCGGTCAGTCAAGAGAAACTACAACCTGGATGGCCTGACCTCCAGGATTTCAGAAAGAAGGACCAGGACTTAAAAGAACAACAGGCCTCCTGGTTCAACAAAcgacacaacacaaagacaagacaagagcTCAGACCAGGACAAAAGGTCTGGGTGaagaacacaaaagaaacagggaCTGTCAGTGGTTCAGCTCAGACACCTAGGTCTTACAACATAGACCTGCCCTCAGGAACTCTCAGGCGGAACAGATCTCACATCCGGGTCATTCCAGAGACTACCAGAGAGACTAGATTGGGCCGGACCATAAGACCACCAAACAGGCTGAATTTGTAGACTAGCTAGAAAGCTGTGGTTTGGTTCACAGGGCAGAATAAACCCTGCACAGCTTGGGGACCCGGGTAGTCCACGCCGACCCCTAGAGAAGAaagagttttgaaaaaaaaaaaaaaggaagaaagaattTCTTAATGGAAAATGATTATGTgttctactgtatgtttaatgTTAACAGGAGATGTTATGCACtactgaaaagaagaaaaaaaaacaggaaaggaaaagtaaTGCTGGGGACTTGAATGTTTAATGGTTTAATATGTCAATATGTTATACTGGTCAAGTTTATCTACaggtacagtaaaaacaaaagaagttctTTTAAGAATCTGACAAGTACTAAGGGGGGAGATGTAGCGAGAgcagatgtgtacctgttgtataGGGAACATATTAGGAGacggacatacaggaagtagGCAGGTTAAGTTGtaatacagttaataaagtgAACTGGACTACTAGTTGGCTCCTGTCTGGAACTATATATATTCGACATGTACAAAACATGTTACAGCATGTTTATGGGAATATCTGACTGCGATGAGTATTTGATGACCTTGGAGAGGCGTGACCTTACGGTCAGCAATGGACAATATGAGGTGAAATTCTATGTTCCACACCGCAAACAGCATAGAACGGTGTTGGTGAAGGATCAGCTTTTGCCTGGTAATGTGACTATAGGGAATTTCAAGGACCTTTGGTGGGTCTGCGGCAAGAAGGCATATATATTTCTACCGTACGGGTGGACAGGATGTTGTTACATGGCAACATTGAAACTCCCATATGAGATCTTTTTTATGCAGAAGGAGGGAACACATGATAGGAATCAACCTAATAGTCTCTGTTGGTCTCTAAATTGGAGTCCTACCATTGGAGGATCAGTATAGGAGAAAAATTGGGTATAGGTCTATTTCCATGGTATGGGGTGACATTTTTGGCGGATCACATTGATAATATCACTTATGCCTTGCAGGGGTTTGCTAATGAAACCATAAGGGGGTTTGACTTCTTATCCAATACTCAAAAGAGCCATAGGTTGACATTGTTAAATCATGATATGGCGCTGGACTATATTTTGGCCAAACAAGGTGGCCTATGTGTGGCGTTGAATTTAACTGGAGACGCTTGTTACACGTTAATTCCAGATAGTTCGGACAATATAACTAGTGTGATAGACGCATTGAAGCATATAAGGGATGCGTTTGGCCCATCACAAGGAGCAggatggtctgcaaatgcttgGTTGCAGGACAAATTCGGACCGCTAGGAGCAGCATTGGTTCAAGTCATGGTGGTAGTTCTTATATCATTATGCGTGATGTTCTGTTTCTGTACGCTGTTAttgacctctctctctctatctgtatctcactctctctctatctagctctctctctctgtctctctctgaatcACCAAATTCGCTACAAGTCAAACGTGTCTTAACagctatacatatatatatatatgcagggtgcgatttgacaaaaaaacagagggggggatgttttttgttttttattcatagacaagaacattggacttttaacttgcatagggagaaaaaaacgcaaaaggtaggctatatatatacacctgttcactaaataattcactaaaatagcaaaacgtgttgtcaacaattcagggacaggtctggaaaactagactaggtaaacagtcggctctggtgacgaatttgtggtggctttttcggttttcctgtcggggcattgtctgcagcatttcggccctcttttatccacaattctgcaaatgtgtgcgcaggaaaggatgccacctctggaccattgacaccaatgaacagtaggccattcaaagtggagacgtgcattctgtttcgttcttccgtgaggatgtggttcatcgcactaaagccacgctcgcactcagccgttgacacagggagcgtggagacagcgatgagcacttttttcaaagtctccccagtgacaccattgcatttcagttcatgaaattctttgaggagtgtgggcatatttgtgtctgctatagca
The Eleginops maclovinus isolate JMC-PN-2008 ecotype Puerto Natales chromosome 1, JC_Emac_rtc_rv5, whole genome shotgun sequence genome window above contains:
- the LOC134871720 gene encoding uncharacterized protein K02A2.6-like, with product MKKQYPKVFTGLGCLTGEYRIKLKQDVKPFALSLPRRVPLPLHDKVKEELQRMEKMGVIVPIEEPTDWCAGMVVAPKPKGKIRICSDMTHLNEYVCRERLILPAVDETLAKLAGATVFTKLDATAGFWQVPLHQKSVPLTTFITPFGRYCYKRLPFGISSAPEHFQKRLTQMLTGLEGTVCHADDILVFGTTREQHDHRLHRVLGRLQEEGLTLNNDKCQFAVNKVMFLGHIVSAGGIEADPGKIKAITEMPTPKDAADVKRFVGMVNYVGKFSPRISELTQPLRELLKTDTDWVWGSAQQRAFDELRKELSSPTVLAQYCLHRETIVAADASSFGLGGVLSQKQLSGEWRPVAFISRSMTITERRYAQIEKEALALTWACERFQSYLIGMDFLIQTNHKPLISLLGSRALDDLPPRILRFRLRLLRFTYKIEHVPGKKLITADALSRAPIQAPPTPEDEQLEEDVCVSINLIMEHFPASEQRLVQIKTAQDSDDVCKRLKGMVQTGWPQNRKALPPQLQLYWQYQQDLLVVDGLLMKGERLVIPVTMQEDMINKIHEGHQGMTKCVARAQQSMWWPGLTKQIKQRVENCATCAREAHNAPEPLLTTTLPERPWQRVAVDLFQWDNAMYLVVIDYYSRYIEVANLTSTTTAHVTGKLKSIFARHGVPETVISDNGPQFSAAEFAAFARDYDFTHTTSSPRYPQSNGEAERAVRTVKYLLKKGEDPHKALMAYRATPLTHGSSPAQLLMGRNIRTPLPVSQEKLQPGWPDLQDFRKKDQDLKEQQASWFNKRHNTKTRQELRPGQKVWVKNTKETGTVSGSAQTPRSYNIDLPSGTLRRNRSHIRVIPETTRETRLGRTIRPPNRLNL